GTCAGATCGGCGGAATCGAGGAAGTAGCACAGGGCGAACGCCGCCAGACTGCGGGGAAGCGGTTCGAGCGAGTTGCGAAACGCCTCGTCGAGATACATCTGGGCGATCCGCCGGACGTTGTCGAGCAACTGCTCCTGGTAGTGAAAGAGCCGTCCCGTTTCGCGGATCGACCGGACCTTGTCGAGCAGCCGCTCCTCGAGATTCGCCAGCGTGTCGGGGTCGCAGTGGCCGGCCTTGGTCAGAATCCAGTCGAATTCCTCGTCGGTGATGGGGATCTGGATCAGGTGCCTGGTCATGCGCGAGCCTCCTTCGATACGCAATCAGGTGATGGGAATCGGTCGATAGGTTTCGGGATCGGTGCCGGGCGGAATCTCGCCGACGCGGCCGTCGGACGTGGTTTCGCAGAAGTAGTAGCGAAAGCCGTCGATGACGAAATAGTTTCCGCCGGCGAGTTTCAGGTTGGGTCCGCCGACGGCGACCGCGGCATGGCCCTCGACGTTGCTGAGCAGCAGATACGCGGTCAGCTTCATCGCGGGGTCGGGCGTGGCGCGAAAGACGGCGCGGTAGATCGCGCAAAGGAGCAGGGCTTTGTCCTCGCAGTCGCCGCAGCCGTCCCACAGCGTCTCGACGGGGTAGCGCCAGTACTCTTCCTTGCCCTTGGACTGCGCGTCGGTCTGGTAGGGGATACTCTGAGCGAGCGCGAGGGCGTTGCAGAGTTGGTCGTAGATGGTCAGGCGCTCGGCCTCGGCCATGCCGATCAGGTGATCGGCGATGCGCACGACCTCCCGTCCGGTCAGGCGATTCGCCATGTCGTCGACGAGGCGCTCGATCGGGAGCGTCCCGGTGCCCAGGATCGTCGGGTTGATCGCCGCTGCGAAGAACCAGTCGGCTTCGAGAATCGGCAGTTTGGGGATTTCCCCCTGAATCGTCCGCCCGTCTTCGGTCTCGAAGGTCCATGCGAGACGCACGCACTTTTCGCGCGCTTCGGTGTTCGGTTCGAGTTCGGGAATCTTGTCGGGCATGGTGTAGGGGTTGCGTGGAATCGGCCACGAGTTTTTTCGCCCGACGACAAACAGGCTGATCTGCGCGGCCAAAATCGCCACGAAGAGCGGAACGAGCGCCCAGATCTTGGAAATCAGAATGTAGATCAAGCCCAGCAGGGCGAAGGCTGTCAGGGCGATGTTCGCATGGGCGAGGCCGACGGAACACTCGGCGTGGGCGATGTGCTGCAACCAGCGGTTCCGGTCGTGCTCACCGGACCTGTTGTCGACGAAGTCGAGCGCCTTCGCGACGACCACCAAGAAGGCGAAAAATGCCAGCATATAAATCTG
The Deltaproteobacteria bacterium DNA segment above includes these coding regions:
- a CDS encoding DUF1232 domain-containing protein, with the translated sequence MTRHLIQIPITDEEFDWILTKAGHCDPDTLANLEERLLDKVRSIRETGRLFHYQEQLLDNVRRIAQMYLDEAFRNSLEPLPRSLAAFALCYFLDSADLTPDFQPFTGYHDDFVIISVVCDLLKTHLDRREAGTQET